A genomic window from Pelagicoccus albus includes:
- a CDS encoding ABC transporter permease has translation MRPVLILLQKDISLFLKDKAAIALTFIVPFCVIYIVGNIFGGSGDQGGISSSIRLGLLDEASNPTSQIIVDALEAEEGLRIISSSKGPEGEQIPLSRDTIQKGIEDHDFNFALIIPQDLLSSSELGLRLEFLSNPKNPIESQIINGLIQKAVFSKIPQLLSEKIDQQQRDELGPEKYSTFQNGIAAAISLAYDDIEYDDVKDKIGFAGLTDLISGSEGESEDASNSLSNLVNIEESQVFGKEVKNPTLTRMIGGYAIMFLLFATTGSAASLFEERNEGLFLRLLSMPVRRTHILWSKFLFNTLLGMVQALTLFIASSFLFGVEVFPHFLNLILVSLVASAACAAFGMTLASLAKTPQQAQGFGTLLIISMSALGGAWFPLSLMPATMQFIGKFTLVYWGVESYLGALWEDAQLLKILPELGVLAAIACCLLALSSWRFKTGDLFR, from the coding sequence ATGCGCCCTGTCCTGATCCTCCTTCAAAAAGACATTAGCCTCTTTCTCAAAGACAAAGCGGCAATCGCTCTGACCTTTATCGTTCCCTTTTGCGTCATCTACATCGTCGGAAACATCTTCGGCGGCTCCGGAGACCAAGGCGGCATCTCTTCGAGCATAAGGCTGGGACTGCTAGATGAAGCGTCCAACCCTACTTCCCAGATCATCGTGGACGCTTTGGAAGCGGAAGAGGGGCTCCGCATAATATCATCCTCCAAGGGCCCGGAAGGAGAACAAATACCGCTCTCCCGCGATACCATTCAGAAGGGAATCGAAGACCATGATTTCAACTTCGCCCTAATCATTCCCCAAGACCTTCTCAGCTCGAGCGAGTTAGGATTGAGGCTAGAATTTCTCTCCAACCCGAAAAACCCGATCGAATCGCAAATCATAAATGGGCTAATCCAAAAAGCGGTCTTTTCCAAAATCCCTCAATTGCTTTCCGAAAAGATCGACCAGCAGCAGCGCGATGAGCTTGGTCCCGAAAAATACTCCACATTCCAAAATGGTATAGCTGCAGCCATTAGCCTCGCGTACGACGATATCGAATACGACGACGTTAAGGATAAAATTGGATTCGCCGGACTGACTGATCTCATCTCCGGAAGTGAGGGAGAATCCGAAGACGCGTCGAATTCCCTTTCCAACTTGGTGAACATTGAGGAAAGCCAAGTCTTCGGAAAAGAAGTCAAAAACCCAACTTTGACTCGGATGATCGGTGGGTACGCGATCATGTTTCTGCTCTTTGCGACCACCGGATCCGCGGCATCGCTTTTCGAAGAACGAAATGAAGGGCTCTTTCTACGCCTTCTTTCCATGCCCGTTAGACGAACCCACATTCTCTGGTCCAAATTTCTCTTCAACACCCTCCTGGGCATGGTTCAGGCCCTGACGCTATTCATCGCTTCTTCCTTCCTTTTCGGGGTCGAAGTTTTCCCACACTTTCTCAATCTGATTTTGGTAAGTCTCGTGGCATCCGCCGCCTGCGCGGCCTTCGGTATGACCCTCGCGTCCCTCGCTAAAACGCCACAACAAGCCCAAGGTTTCGGAACTCTGCTTATCATTAGCATGAGCGCTCTGGGGGGCGCTTGGTTTCCGCTAAGCCTCATGCCCGCTACGATGCAATTCATCGGAAAGTTCACCTTGGTCTACTGGGGAGTGGAGTCCTATCTCGGAGCGCTCTGGGAAGATGCCCAGCTTTTGAAGATTCTTCCGGAGCTCGGAGTTTTAGCCGCGATCGCCTGTTGCCTACTCGCCCTCTCCAGTTGGCGATTCAAAACGGGCGACCTGTTCCGCTGA
- a CDS encoding response regulator, with translation MKSIVIDDSRTVRKLLCGYMNALDIETMEAEDGCDALSRLGFVEPAEMDIALVDWDMPNMTGIEFLKEVRSCSEYEHLKIMMVTSHNKPEDLMQAIEFGANEFLMKPFDEEMLQDKLRILGLLN, from the coding sequence ATGAAATCGATCGTTATCGACGATAGCCGGACAGTGCGAAAGTTGCTGTGTGGCTACATGAACGCACTGGATATCGAAACCATGGAAGCGGAGGACGGTTGTGACGCCCTTTCGCGCCTTGGGTTCGTGGAACCGGCGGAAATGGATATCGCTCTCGTGGATTGGGATATGCCGAACATGACAGGAATCGAATTTCTGAAGGAAGTTCGCTCCTGTTCAGAGTACGAGCATCTCAAGATCATGATGGTGACTTCCCACAATAAACCGGAAGACCTGATGCAAGCTATCGAGTTCGGAGCGAATGAGTTTTTGATGAAGCCTTTCGATGAAGAGATGCTTCAGGACAAGCTCCGCATTCTTGGGCTCCTCAACTAA
- a CDS encoding tetratricopeptide repeat protein yields MANKTSQNSEAQPNQVDIQDIENQIIMIWEKNRGLILGGIGFVFAVFIGYQGLKFMEARAEKNLQEGYQSADNTDAKATWAEDEAGTALSGFAYKELGDEAFAAGDYAKAETYYRSAAESTETPVDQAATMALAVTLIAQDKNAEAKEILQPIAEDSTALAQAEAKYRLASLVGEEGDVQTALDLIDSIDEQDFFWKSRGDTLKEKLPEA; encoded by the coding sequence ATGGCCAACAAAACATCCCAGAACTCCGAGGCTCAGCCGAATCAAGTCGATATCCAGGACATTGAGAACCAGATCATCATGATCTGGGAAAAAAACAGAGGTCTCATCCTCGGCGGAATCGGTTTCGTTTTCGCAGTTTTTATCGGCTACCAAGGACTCAAATTCATGGAGGCTCGTGCCGAAAAGAACCTGCAAGAAGGTTATCAATCCGCAGACAACACCGACGCAAAAGCGACTTGGGCAGAAGACGAAGCCGGAACCGCTTTGAGCGGGTTCGCGTACAAGGAGCTGGGCGACGAAGCCTTCGCTGCAGGAGATTACGCCAAAGCAGAAACATACTACCGGAGTGCCGCAGAATCCACTGAGACTCCCGTCGACCAAGCCGCCACGATGGCTCTCGCAGTTACACTCATTGCTCAGGATAAGAACGCCGAAGCCAAAGAGATCCTCCAACCGATTGCGGAGGATTCCACCGCCCTCGCCCAAGCGGAAGCCAAATATCGCCTAGCCTCTTTGGTCGGCGAAGAAGGTGACGTCCAAACCGCCCTCGATCTGATCGACTCCATCGACGAACAAGATTTCTTCTGGAAATCTAGAGGAGACACCCTGAAGGAAAAACTGCCCGAAGCCTAG
- a CDS encoding CheR family methyltransferase, with the protein MSLSPSQFDYVSTLAKSRAAIVLQTGKEYLVESRLSPLAREKGFDSLGAMIDSMTSTRGYGDIHKSVVEALTTNETLFFRDLHPFEAMEKKLIPEIMARRATERRIDIWSGASSTGQEAYSIAMMLREKFPELRNWKVKIIGTDLCSKALEKANRGVYNQMEVNRGLPMPLLVKYFSKVDEGWELKPEMKQMTEFRKMNLIEHWPNLPKFDIVLMRNVLIYFDIETRRKILAGIRGVLNRDGAMFLGASETTFNVDENWIVENHGRSHIYRIKPSVTPGRVLPS; encoded by the coding sequence ATGAGCCTCTCCCCAAGCCAGTTTGACTATGTCTCAACGCTAGCGAAAAGTCGTGCCGCAATCGTGCTTCAAACAGGAAAAGAATACCTGGTAGAATCGCGCCTCAGTCCACTCGCAAGAGAGAAGGGGTTTGATTCGCTAGGGGCTATGATTGATTCAATGACTTCGACTCGTGGATACGGCGATATCCACAAATCGGTAGTGGAAGCGTTGACGACGAACGAGACTTTGTTTTTCCGCGACCTTCATCCGTTTGAAGCGATGGAGAAGAAGTTGATTCCGGAGATCATGGCTAGAAGAGCCACTGAACGCCGAATCGACATATGGTCTGGGGCTAGTTCGACTGGACAGGAAGCTTACAGCATAGCCATGATGCTCCGTGAGAAATTTCCGGAGCTGCGAAACTGGAAGGTGAAGATCATTGGTACAGACCTTTGCAGCAAGGCTCTGGAAAAGGCGAACCGTGGGGTATACAACCAAATGGAAGTCAATCGCGGTCTCCCCATGCCGCTTTTGGTAAAGTACTTTTCCAAGGTCGACGAAGGTTGGGAGTTGAAGCCGGAGATGAAGCAAATGACCGAATTCAGAAAGATGAATCTGATCGAGCATTGGCCGAACCTGCCCAAGTTCGACATCGTTTTGATGCGAAACGTTTTGATCTATTTCGATATCGAAACACGCCGTAAGATTCTTGCTGGTATTCGGGGAGTTCTAAACCGAGATGGCGCAATGTTTTTGGGAGCGTCCGAGACGACTTTCAATGTAGATGAAAATTGGATAGTGGAGAATCACGGACGAAGCCATATCTATCGTATCAAGCCCAGTGTTACGCCGGGACGAGTTTTGCCCAGTTGA
- a CDS encoding S8 family peptidase: MSKPSQSKTRTAFLLVATLAAGTALYFQLNPTSQSKKPDPDAPQFPTATTGQRRAETTEAWLQKTDAPFSASSIENERILSFDSLDAFQSFLKKSPNGLYTIISSSERLLAIRLKLLNDDDSFLADTGAKVDSNYTLLNPLPIADQLLATDSKFLDQALHFMRVPSNLTKAGEGVSIAVIDTSIADHQTLQGAVVKSFDLTGGSTAATHGTAVASLIAGSNGTGIAPNADLISISVLDTDGIGDTYTLAEAILLAVDNGADIINLSLGSFGTNQALSYAVSYAQEQGVVLVAAAGNEAITALPYPAAYDSVIAVTALDSIGHPTTFANQSDSIAVAAPGVGVYAAWEEEDWISFTGTSAAAPFVSGAIALISSELNTSAAEAAEILLANADDYGLPGSDSQLGSGAIDIARSLYSDTNYYDLALSDIYVADSDLVKGQSTAYLIAQNRGTEEAPAVSIDYTLPNGLTQNVYLGNLLPGESVSYEITLSESDFLLPGGFQIEAAVESSTISPDSYPENNSKSLTISISPLD; this comes from the coding sequence ATGAGCAAACCTTCCCAGAGCAAGACCCGTACTGCTTTCCTACTAGTCGCCACCTTGGCAGCCGGTACAGCGCTCTACTTTCAGCTAAATCCAACGAGCCAGTCAAAAAAGCCGGATCCAGACGCTCCTCAGTTTCCCACTGCAACTACCGGTCAAAGAAGAGCTGAGACAACAGAAGCGTGGCTACAAAAAACGGATGCCCCCTTTTCAGCGTCTTCGATAGAAAACGAACGCATTCTGAGCTTTGATTCTCTGGACGCGTTTCAATCATTTCTGAAAAAGAGTCCCAACGGGCTTTACACAATCATCTCCTCAAGCGAGAGGCTCCTAGCCATCAGGCTTAAACTACTGAACGATGACGACAGCTTCCTAGCAGATACAGGCGCAAAGGTGGACTCCAATTACACGCTGCTCAATCCGCTGCCTATAGCAGACCAGCTGCTCGCTACCGACAGTAAATTCCTGGATCAGGCTCTTCATTTCATGCGAGTACCTTCGAATCTGACAAAAGCTGGTGAGGGCGTAAGCATTGCGGTGATTGATACCAGCATAGCGGATCATCAAACACTTCAAGGCGCTGTCGTGAAAAGCTTCGACCTCACCGGAGGATCCACTGCGGCCACCCACGGCACCGCGGTCGCTTCCCTTATCGCGGGATCGAACGGCACTGGGATCGCACCCAATGCGGACCTCATTAGCATCAGTGTTTTGGATACAGACGGAATCGGTGATACTTATACACTTGCCGAGGCCATTCTTTTGGCTGTCGACAACGGAGCCGACATTATAAACCTCAGCCTCGGCAGCTTTGGCACCAACCAAGCCTTATCCTACGCTGTATCCTACGCGCAGGAGCAGGGCGTAGTGCTGGTAGCCGCTGCAGGAAACGAAGCCATAACTGCCCTACCCTACCCGGCCGCCTACGATTCGGTAATCGCTGTCACCGCCCTCGACTCCATCGGACATCCCACCACCTTCGCAAATCAGAGCGACTCCATCGCAGTCGCCGCACCGGGGGTTGGGGTCTACGCAGCATGGGAGGAAGAAGATTGGATCAGTTTTACTGGAACCTCCGCGGCAGCGCCTTTCGTAAGCGGAGCGATCGCATTAATCAGCTCAGAACTAAACACGTCCGCAGCGGAAGCAGCGGAAATTCTATTGGCTAATGCTGATGACTACGGTCTGCCCGGATCTGACTCGCAGCTTGGATCTGGCGCGATCGACATAGCGCGTAGTCTCTATTCCGATACGAATTACTACGATTTAGCACTCTCTGATATCTACGTCGCTGACTCCGACCTAGTCAAAGGACAAAGCACTGCCTACCTCATAGCCCAAAACCGAGGAACCGAAGAGGCCCCAGCCGTGAGCATCGACTACACCCTACCAAATGGTCTAACGCAAAATGTTTACCTGGGAAACCTGCTACCAGGTGAAAGTGTCAGCTACGAAATCACCTTGAGCGAATCGGACTTCCTTTTACCCGGTGGGTTTCAGATCGAAGCCGCGGTCGAAAGCTCAACAATTTCCCCCGATTCGTATCCAGAGAACAATTCGAAATCGCTTACAATTTCGATCTCTCCACTCGACTAA
- a CDS encoding chemotaxis protein CheW yields MESVSEKEVQLCTFQLGKLQLGIDVLSVQEVIKCPSLTPVPLAPEAIEGLLNLRGQILTAIDLRRHFELPDDERANSEKMLIIVRSGSVEAALLVDSVGEVIEVTDETFEETTSNVPASVRPYILGVHKLDKLLLHLLDAKATASLVPSNTI; encoded by the coding sequence ATGGAAAGCGTATCTGAAAAAGAAGTACAACTTTGCACTTTCCAACTCGGGAAATTGCAGCTTGGGATTGATGTACTCTCCGTGCAGGAGGTCATTAAATGCCCCTCTCTCACGCCAGTTCCCCTCGCTCCTGAAGCGATCGAAGGACTGTTGAATCTAAGAGGTCAGATCCTTACGGCTATCGACCTTCGTCGACACTTTGAGTTGCCAGATGACGAACGAGCCAACAGCGAGAAGATGCTTATCATCGTTCGCTCTGGTTCGGTCGAAGCCGCTCTCTTAGTGGATTCGGTGGGAGAAGTCATCGAGGTCACAGACGAGACCTTTGAGGAGACAACCTCCAACGTACCCGCTTCGGTTCGACCCTATATTCTCGGAGTTCACAAACTAGATAAGCTCTTACTCCACTTGTTAGATGCGAAGGCAACTGCCTCGCTCGTTCCCTCCAACACTATTTAA
- a CDS encoding protein-glutamate methylesterase/protein-glutamine glutaminase — MKKIRVLVVDDTAVMRKIVSEVINRDPDMEVAGVASNGKIAMQRISQYSPDAITLDLEMPEMDGIAMVKELRKTYPKIPVIMLSSQTYKGAESTFEALQAGANDYVAKPSTNNGLNATMSELNRELIPKIKQYFHVLAPQPVAPPSAPRPNRTKARRSGRLDVLAIGSSTGGPNALSVVFSSIREPLPVPVVVVQHMPPLFTKALAERLNRESCLTICEGEHGQALRPGHVYIAPGGQHMETRRRGAEVVLHLHEGPQEHSCRPAADVLFRSVAKCYGGSALAVVLTGMGRDGFLGAREICEAGGEAIAQDKETSVVWGMPSFLVNEGLVEKGTPLPQVASAISSRFSSLLQKY, encoded by the coding sequence ATGAAGAAGATACGTGTTCTAGTGGTCGATGATACGGCAGTTATGCGAAAGATCGTGTCGGAGGTCATTAATCGAGACCCGGATATGGAGGTTGCTGGTGTTGCTTCCAACGGGAAGATCGCGATGCAGCGAATTTCCCAATACAGTCCGGACGCGATCACCCTGGATCTGGAGATGCCGGAAATGGACGGGATCGCCATGGTTAAGGAGCTTCGGAAGACGTATCCAAAAATACCGGTCATCATGCTTAGCTCCCAGACTTACAAGGGAGCCGAGTCGACCTTCGAAGCACTGCAGGCGGGAGCGAATGACTATGTAGCAAAGCCTTCAACGAACAACGGGCTAAATGCCACGATGAGCGAACTGAATCGCGAGCTCATCCCAAAGATAAAGCAGTACTTTCATGTTCTCGCTCCGCAACCGGTAGCTCCGCCGTCTGCACCACGTCCGAACCGGACAAAGGCTCGAAGAAGCGGAAGGCTTGATGTCCTCGCTATAGGGTCTTCCACGGGTGGACCGAATGCCCTTTCTGTCGTGTTTTCCTCGATACGAGAGCCCTTGCCGGTGCCGGTTGTCGTGGTTCAGCACATGCCTCCTCTTTTTACAAAAGCGCTTGCGGAGCGTTTGAACCGCGAATCGTGCCTCACTATCTGCGAAGGCGAACACGGACAGGCACTTCGTCCCGGTCACGTTTACATCGCTCCCGGTGGCCAACATATGGAAACGAGACGGCGAGGAGCAGAGGTGGTCTTGCACCTGCATGAAGGTCCGCAAGAACACTCCTGCCGCCCTGCTGCAGATGTGTTGTTTCGCAGTGTAGCCAAATGCTATGGCGGTTCTGCATTAGCGGTCGTCCTTACTGGAATGGGTAGGGATGGCTTTCTTGGCGCTCGCGAAATTTGCGAAGCCGGTGGCGAAGCAATCGCCCAAGACAAGGAGACGAGTGTTGTCTGGGGTATGCCCAGCTTCCTTGTCAACGAAGGACTGGTAGAGAAGGGAACGCCTCTTCCTCAGGTCGCTTCCGCCATCTCCTCACGTTTCTCTTCTTTACTTCAAAAATACTAA
- a CDS encoding ABC transporter ATP-binding protein: protein MSILLAQNLSKRFGSIQALDQLELAIDKGVFFGLLGPNGAGKSTFMSVVTGFLTADSGNIQIDGETLDPSNSQQNRLVGFAPQNIALYKELSAEKNLQIFGKLFGLKGKELSRQIDYALEVAQLTDRRKSSVKAFSGGMKRRLNIAVALMHKPKILLCDEPTVGVDPQSRNAIFDTLLGLKSEGMTIVYSTHYMEEAERLCDEIGIIDAGKILRCGSPDSLLRELPRTNLITARASSLSPEQREAIEQFGEVMEQGAALQLKTPPEFKLSRFYQWTEEQGLDASEFQMEQPSLEALFLNLTGKDLRE, encoded by the coding sequence ATGTCTATCCTTCTCGCCCAAAACCTGAGCAAACGCTTCGGATCCATCCAAGCTCTCGACCAACTTGAGCTCGCCATCGATAAAGGCGTATTCTTCGGCCTCCTAGGGCCAAACGGAGCGGGAAAATCCACCTTCATGAGCGTGGTGACCGGATTTCTGACTGCCGATTCGGGGAACATCCAAATCGATGGGGAAACGCTCGACCCGAGCAATTCCCAACAAAACCGCCTCGTCGGCTTCGCACCGCAGAATATCGCCCTGTACAAGGAGCTATCCGCCGAAAAAAACCTCCAGATATTCGGGAAGCTTTTCGGATTGAAAGGCAAGGAGCTTTCACGGCAAATCGACTACGCTTTGGAAGTCGCCCAGTTGACCGACAGGAGGAAATCCTCCGTAAAAGCCTTTTCAGGTGGTATGAAGCGGCGACTCAACATCGCCGTCGCTCTGATGCACAAGCCAAAGATACTCCTCTGCGATGAACCGACAGTGGGAGTCGATCCCCAATCGAGAAACGCCATTTTCGACACCTTGCTGGGACTCAAATCGGAGGGTATGACCATCGTGTACTCCACCCACTACATGGAAGAGGCCGAACGCCTATGCGACGAAATTGGCATCATAGATGCCGGTAAAATCCTTCGTTGCGGATCGCCCGACTCCCTGCTGCGCGAGTTGCCTCGGACAAACCTGATAACCGCTCGAGCCAGCTCCCTAAGCCCAGAGCAACGCGAAGCCATAGAACAATTCGGAGAGGTGATGGAACAGGGGGCCGCCTTGCAGCTGAAAACGCCCCCAGAGTTTAAATTGTCCCGCTTTTACCAATGGACCGAAGAGCAAGGCTTAGATGCGTCTGAATTTCAGATGGAGCAACCAAGCTTGGAAGCCCTCTTCCTAAACCTAACAGGCAAAGACCTCCGCGAATAG
- a CDS encoding PAS domain-containing protein codes for MRLSTKLVLPTALLIALPVLAVIVTLKFKFDKVAENSLKELSVAARTVQDKIDRNLFERYGDVQAFGLNALFHRDLSSLSEAEEAELGAMLDNYVLTYGCYSLTVVTDLEGRIAAINTVGPLGGKIPSDKLRGRDLSRDDWYKALKAEKYSTYQGEGALTGTYIGKAQQSDLVAEVYGKDAPVWNMSFSAPIRNAAGETVGYWHNEFSSTTVEEIVVAEYNDLEHTGLETAELTLLDPSGLVLLDIDPSHNGYKETRRDSLFKTNLATSGLEVARVGVNRNAPADGSMWTHHNSKSDETASEHADEMQGAGYARSVPVLGFVGTGFTTLVRVNEEELTAMADSIETTMVVLALVSIVVGIAVMVFLVARPIVSRVSAAAKAIESLADGGLNNAVETESKDEIGDLGRSLKTACDGLKKTFESDNIDWGAMAELKVRASMMDESCIVSEADLKGTIISCNDKFTEVSQYSREELIGQGHNKTRHPDMPKSVFKELWATIGRGKTFRGVVKNMKKDGTPYYVDAVIAPVMGDNGKPRKYIGVRYDITEAEIERQASKGILDAINGAYAYIEFDTEGQILKANDNFLGVMGYESEEIVGKHHRMFVDSKTSQSVEYSNFWKGLKNGETYSDSFKRITKDGREVWIQAVYAPVKDEVGRVVKVVKIATDVTEAKIVATNNERQLEEANKNQAVIEFDANGIVQNANKNFLDCLGYTMAEIKGQHHSMFVEDEYARSADYTRFWADLNDGRFMTDEFKRIGKGGKEVWIQATYNPRFDASGKVGSVIKFATDITAKKAAEEGLAKTLALVAEHSQTLASASEELTATAQNMNNNTEDTARQAGVASSASEQVAANISMVATAAEEMSSSVQEIAKNAAEAAQVGSSAVTVASNTNDTVTKLGASSVEIGEVIKVITSIAEQTNLLALNATIEAARAGEAGKGFAVVANEVKELAKQTAAATEDISAKIEAIQHDASGAVSAIGEISEIIRRINDIQNEISSAVDEQSATTNEIARNVSEASRGSSEISENIVNVSSAARYTTEGANDTLTAAQGLARLSSELQGIVDASRN; via the coding sequence ATGCGTTTAAGCACAAAACTCGTACTCCCCACAGCGTTGCTCATTGCTTTGCCAGTGCTCGCTGTAATCGTTACCCTAAAGTTTAAATTCGATAAGGTAGCGGAAAACAGCCTGAAAGAACTGTCGGTCGCAGCTCGAACTGTTCAGGATAAAATCGACCGAAACCTCTTCGAGCGTTATGGAGACGTGCAGGCATTTGGTCTGAATGCTCTGTTCCACAGAGATCTCTCGAGCCTTTCGGAAGCCGAGGAGGCGGAACTAGGGGCCATGCTCGACAATTATGTTCTCACCTACGGATGTTACTCGCTCACTGTAGTGACGGACTTGGAGGGACGTATCGCTGCAATCAATACAGTTGGACCTCTCGGTGGAAAGATTCCAAGCGACAAGCTCCGCGGACGCGATCTCTCGAGGGATGACTGGTACAAAGCGTTGAAGGCCGAAAAGTATTCAACTTACCAGGGCGAGGGAGCCTTGACGGGTACCTATATCGGCAAGGCGCAGCAGAGCGACCTCGTAGCGGAAGTTTACGGAAAGGACGCTCCCGTATGGAACATGTCTTTCTCGGCTCCAATCAGAAACGCAGCGGGTGAAACGGTAGGCTACTGGCACAACGAATTCTCTTCCACAACGGTCGAGGAGATCGTTGTGGCTGAATACAACGATTTAGAGCATACGGGCTTGGAAACAGCTGAGCTAACCTTGCTCGATCCAAGCGGTCTCGTACTTCTGGACATTGATCCAAGCCATAATGGATACAAAGAGACCCGTCGTGATTCTTTGTTCAAAACGAATTTAGCAACTTCAGGACTCGAGGTAGCTCGAGTCGGAGTCAACCGCAATGCCCCGGCAGATGGGAGCATGTGGACCCACCATAATTCCAAGAGCGACGAAACTGCCTCTGAGCATGCTGATGAAATGCAGGGAGCAGGCTATGCTCGCAGTGTACCAGTACTCGGGTTTGTCGGCACCGGCTTCACTACATTGGTTCGGGTGAATGAGGAAGAGCTGACTGCGATGGCCGACTCTATCGAAACAACTATGGTGGTACTTGCTCTGGTGAGTATTGTTGTGGGAATCGCTGTTATGGTTTTCCTTGTGGCCCGTCCGATCGTTAGCAGGGTTTCAGCTGCAGCAAAAGCGATTGAAAGCCTGGCAGATGGAGGCTTAAACAACGCCGTCGAAACAGAATCCAAAGACGAAATCGGAGATCTAGGAAGATCGCTAAAGACCGCCTGCGACGGGCTGAAGAAAACCTTTGAGTCTGATAACATCGATTGGGGTGCTATGGCTGAACTCAAGGTTCGTGCTTCTATGATGGATGAGAGTTGTATCGTTTCAGAGGCTGACCTCAAAGGAACGATCATATCCTGTAATGATAAGTTTACCGAGGTATCTCAATACAGCCGCGAAGAGCTTATCGGCCAAGGTCACAACAAGACACGACACCCCGATATGCCTAAGAGCGTATTTAAGGAGCTTTGGGCAACCATTGGTCGCGGAAAAACATTCCGTGGCGTCGTAAAGAACATGAAGAAGGATGGCACCCCGTACTATGTTGACGCAGTTATCGCCCCAGTCATGGGTGACAATGGCAAACCACGTAAGTACATTGGTGTTCGTTACGATATCACTGAAGCTGAAATCGAACGCCAGGCATCCAAGGGTATCCTCGATGCGATCAACGGAGCTTACGCTTACATCGAATTCGACACTGAAGGGCAAATCCTCAAGGCGAATGACAATTTCCTAGGAGTCATGGGCTACGAGAGTGAAGAAATTGTAGGAAAGCACCATCGTATGTTCGTCGATTCCAAGACGTCACAGTCGGTTGAATACAGTAATTTCTGGAAAGGACTGAAAAATGGCGAGACCTATTCAGATTCCTTTAAGCGGATCACCAAGGACGGTCGCGAAGTTTGGATCCAAGCGGTATATGCTCCGGTTAAGGACGAAGTGGGTCGCGTTGTTAAGGTCGTAAAAATTGCCACTGATGTAACGGAGGCAAAAATCGTCGCGACAAACAATGAGCGCCAGCTCGAGGAAGCGAACAAGAATCAAGCGGTTATCGAGTTTGACGCCAATGGCATCGTCCAGAACGCCAATAAGAATTTCTTGGATTGCCTCGGCTACACTATGGCCGAAATCAAAGGACAGCACCACAGCATGTTTGTGGAAGACGAGTATGCTCGTTCGGCAGACTACACGAGGTTCTGGGCCGACCTTAATGATGGTCGCTTCATGACCGATGAATTCAAACGCATTGGTAAGGGTGGTAAGGAAGTTTGGATACAGGCGACCTACAACCCGCGTTTTGACGCCTCTGGTAAGGTTGGCAGTGTCATAAAATTTGCGACAGATATTACCGCTAAGAAGGCTGCAGAGGAAGGCTTGGCGAAAACCCTAGCATTGGTGGCGGAGCACTCGCAAACGCTAGCATCTGCATCTGAGGAGCTAACTGCCACCGCGCAGAACATGAACAATAACACGGAGGATACTGCTCGCCAGGCTGGTGTGGCGAGTTCGGCCTCTGAACAGGTTGCGGCGAACATTTCGATGGTTGCTACCGCAGCTGAAGAAATGAGCTCTTCGGTACAGGAAATCGCCAAGAACGCGGCGGAAGCTGCTCAGGTAGGGTCTTCGGCCGTGACCGTGGCGTCTAATACGAATGATACCGTCACTAAGCTGGGAGCATCCAGCGTTGAGATCGGTGAGGTGATCAAAGTCATTACTTCAATTGCTGAGCAAACCAACCTGCTGGCCCTCAACGCCACAATCGAAGCGGCTCGAGCGGGCGAGGCTGGCAAGGGCTTTGCAGTGGTCGCGAATGAAGTTAAGGAACTGGCTAAGCAGACCGCAGCAGCGACTGAGGACATTTCCGCGAAGATCGAAGCGATCCAGCATGATGCCTCTGGAGCGGTATCGGCAATTGGCGAGATTTCCGAGATCATTCGCCGTATCAATGACATTCAAAACGAAATTTCGAGCGCGGTGGACGAACAGTCCGCCACCACCAATGAGATAGCGCGAAATGTCTCTGAGGCATCTCGAGGCAGCTCTGAGATTTCCGAAAATATCGTAAACGTATCGAGCGCGGCTCGCTACACAACCGAAGGCGCAAACGATACGCTCACTGCCGCACAAGGCTTGGCAAGACTCTCCTCAGAACTGCAGGGCATCGTGGATGCTTCTCGGAACTAG